TGGACAACCGCATCGGAGAGACAGACGTCCGATGGCAAGAACATCGTCTTTGCCATTGCAGAAGGGATCGAGTGCACGACCCGGGAGGACTGGGTTAAATCCGCCCTTTCCCAGGTGTTGGGAAGAGCTTCCAGGATGCCCAGAAATGGGTGGCCTACCCTGCTTCAGTGTTTCAATCGACGCTTTAGCTCGAACCTATCGTTAGATGCACTGAAGAAGCTGGCCAAGACCCCTCCTCCTGGCTCGCGGGGGAGGACTGCCGCTGCGGTTACGCCGTCAGGATGCCCCCGTGTTCTGAACAACACGAGCACCAGAGTAGTGAGTTATCGCTACTCTTGCAGGTTAAGGAGATATTTAGTAGGCATATCTCTGCGAATCGTGTTGTCCCCCTTGCGGACCGCAGAGTGACCCGAAAGATACCTCGGTGGCAACTCAGAAGTGACGTGATGGGTTGCATCAATCGTGCCATAGCTTACGCGATCGTGCGTGAGCCTCCGGAGACAATGGACGAGAGATCTCTTTATTTGTACTCGGCACAGACAACCTATGATGAAATCACTCAGAGGCCTGCCCCAAAGAGTAGATGGAGAGAAAACATTGCCGCAAAAGTAGCCGCAAGGAAAGCCGAGCTGGAAGCGCTGACTGGGCACATTTTGAATGTGAGCAATGGGGTCAAGGGCAAGACTCCCCCCTTGGTGCGTACTTTACTTCGTCGGGAACGAGCTGCCAAATGGGACCTCAACGAGTTGAGGCGTGTCCGGGCAGAGAGGGAGGAGCTGATTCTCGTTTATCAGAAGAAGCTCTCAACTCATGAGTCTCGATGTCAGCGCAGGCGGGAGAACAACTGTTTGAATTTAATCGCAGGTCGTTCTATCGTCGGTTGCACGGAGAGACGAAGGAGGGTACCCAGCAAAAGGCCGAAATGCTTGACACATGGGGGAGTATGTGGAAAGCACGTCCTCGCAAGGGTGTGTCGTTTCCGTTTTGTGGACCCGATGCTCCCTTGATGACCGAGTCTTGTGGTGTCCCTGACATCCGCAAGAAGTTCGATGAAGCAGTAACCCGTCTCTCTGACTGGAAGACACCTGGGGTCGATAAagtgtataatttctttattaaaaattgcAAACCTATCCATGATTGCATGTGTCGAGCAATCGAACAGTTTACACTAGACCCTGGCTCGATTCCAGAgtggttatgtactggggtcacttATTTGATCCCTAAAGTAGATAACCCTTCCGCTCCGACAGATTATCGTCCGATAACCTGTATGCCCAACCTGTACAAGTTGATGACTAAGGTGGTGGCTACTGAGGTCAGAAATTTCGTGGAGGTGAATGGGATTCTGTCCGAGAACCAGTTAGGTACTCGGCGGGATTGCCAGGGAGCTAAGGAGCAGGCACTGATCAAAAATGCCTCGCGAGAGCCCACGGAAACTCACTAGTGTCAATGTGGGTGGATGTGAAGAAGGCATATGACTCGGTTGATCATGCCTACCTCGTTGAGTGTCTGCGAAGGCTTAAGTTGCCAATGtggtttatcaaatttgttgcaaCTGTGATGGACAGGTGGAACGTCCATCTAAATTACAACAAATGCGATATAGGCGAGGTGAAACTAGAGAGGGGCATATTACGGGCGACAGCATGTCTCCGCTGCTGTTCGTCCTCTGCCTAGAACCGCTGAGTAGAGTCCTCACTGCCCAATTCGAACAAATGTCGATCGAACATGAAGGAGGGTGTTTTAGCACCAACCATCTCATGTTCATAGACGACATTAAGCTGTTCGCTCGGTCTTCAGAGATCCTTCACTCAATGGGTAAAGTCCTGAAAGGTTTCATGAAGGCCGTGGGGTTGGAGCTCAACTACAACAAGTCGGCGACTAACACCCCTGTGTGTGGTGACCTAGTCAAAGTCTTGGAGGAACACCAAGGATATAAGTATCTTGGTGTGGTTGAGAGTCCAGCCTCATTAATCACACCCGAAACGAGAAAGTGTGTAGTGGAGGGTGTGCGTAGTAGAGCGGCAATGTTATGTAAGACTCGGCTTAATGCACGGAACTTATTTCATGCCTTGAACGAGTATGCCATCTCATTGCTAAACTACTACGTTGGCCTGATCGAATTCGAGCCGAGTGAGTACGATGAAATGGACCTTATTGTCCGAAGAGTACTCCGAGAGAATCATGTCCACGTGTTGGCAAGCAATAAGGAGAGATTGTACTTGTCTCGCGGGCAGCTAGGACGTGGACTGAGTAACATCGTACACTTAAGTGAGCGAATTCTTACTAAGATGCACGACACCTTGTGGAGTGGGTCGAGTGTATCCCAAAGGAAGGCTGCCATCCTTGCTGCTGAAAAAGCGCGTGGTACACACCTAGGGACCATAAAAGGCTATGTGTCGGCTAAGTATGGTCTAGGTGCTACCAAGTTAATGTGAAGGAGTTGATCAAACTTCAAAGGAGTCTTTAATTAAAAAGATCAACTTAAAAGTCCTTCACAAGACTCTCTTTAGCAGCCTGGACAACCCGCACATTGACGTATCGTCGTCATCTACGTGGCTGAAATATGGGAATAACTCTCCCCGATCAGAAGGGTTGTTCTCATATTTGCAGGATAGAAACTTTTTTAATGGGTCAACGGAAACAGTGTAACCACTGTAAGAGTAAGGCAATGACCGTTGACCATTTAGCCACGAAGTGCGGGAGTGCTTTACCATGATTACACATGGAGGCATAACGAGGTGGTGAGGTCCCTCCATCTTTTGCTCTGCAATAAGTACGGCTTGAGGCGGTCCAGAAAGTTGCGAAACCCGAGTCAATATCGGTGTGTGAGAACTCGCGGGTGTGCATTAAGGTGGATACCCCCATACGCACCTCGATTGTTGTCCAGCACAACAGACCCGACATTGTGGTCCACGATAAGGTCACCGGGGAGATTGTTATCGTGGAGGTGGGCATCACGTGCCTAGACCGTTTGCAGATAGTGGAagtggagaaaaggaggaagtatgacctccttgcaaacgagctaggactgatgcaccagtgcaaagtccatgtcatccgtgtgtgatgacatgggatggactggtcaccaaataccacaagcggtacttaagacagttggatgtagataagtctctacaggcttatatacagtcaactgttcttaagaggactctggagagtgtctcgtttgatgctcgccgatccagccctttcctgacgtttagtcagcaagaggcgctggactgcaccttctcgaaggtctacagtgccagagaagaggaggaagaaggggaggaggtgcgtggagtgccgccttctgctcacttcgaaggctctggacttagttagtaaaattacttagttaattagtttctttcttaataaaaaaaaaaaaaagtttggaaCAACAATACTTTAAGTCAAATATTGCGGAGTAGTCTTGCTTGCTGCAGGCTCTAAAAGAACAACGAAATTTAAACATAGAAGTAATTAATGTACTAATTTTTTTAATCCTGTAGATAAAGatggagtcgataaaatcgaaGCTTTTTCGAAAAATATAATAGCAGGATTTTCGGGAAATGTCAAACTTAGTACACGGATTTGCGAGGAATTAAGGTATCATCGATATAAAATAGCTTTAGAACTATGCGCTCACCCAGTACCACTGATATCcggaatacatttaaaaaatgtaaaaaatcaatcgcgtttgtgtatttaatttgttgttatattttagaAAATCCTTTTTGTGGAGACAGTGTAGGGAGTTGTCATCCGTGTTGATATATTCCTGTTATAATTCAGTCAAAGAAGATGTTTTTTCTATCGGATCTGTCACAAAAATATGTTTACCAGTACAaatcattgtatatatttttaataatcaatattttagatTTTGCAAGAATAAAAATCGCTCTTTCAGGAATGCGCTATCTCTGGCACACAATTGTCTGGAGTTCGCCTCTTGGAAGAGCACAAGTACTGGAAAGAATTTAAATAGTAAGAAAGTATTTTTTAACTATTTAGTCTGGTCTATAACGTAAAAGGGCTGTGTCTTTAAGGGTTAGAATTGAGAGAGTTGACAGAATTAAGAGATTATTCAAAATTGAGTTGAAAATtgagttttaaaaacaaaaaactctaGAAACCGAAACCTTTGATGCAAGGGTGTCAAACGAATTTTGTGCCTTTTCTATTGAGGAATTGGTGACATTGCAAGAGATAAGTGGCAAAGGATAATGCAGATAAAGTCACAATCGGCCGTGTGGACGTCATCAAAAAATCCAAAAAGCGATCCAAAATCTAAAAATGTTGACAATATCAACAATGTTTTATCTTTTCTCGAcaatttaaaaaaagttaaaaattcgTCTTTTAGTTACCAGACAAGCCTCTCTAAACTTGCCTACAAAGACGCCTGTAAGTAATCCAGTGGCCAGGAGTGTCTACAGgtaacaaaatttgaattctACCTCTAAATGGGAAGACTGCCATAGACTGCTGgatgcaaaaatataaaagcacTCATCTGGGGTGTTTATTAGGGCAATCAAGGTCAC
The sequence above is drawn from the Octopus sinensis unplaced genomic scaffold, ASM634580v1 Contig18331, whole genome shotgun sequence genome and encodes:
- the LOC115231368 gene encoding uncharacterized protein LOC115231368 — encoded protein: MSIEHEGGCFSTNHLMFIDDIKLFARSSEILHSMGKVLKGFMKAVGLELNYNKSATNTPVCGDLVKVLEEHQGYKYLGVVESPASLITPETRKCVVEGVRSRAAMLCKTRLNARNLFHALNEYAISLLNYYVGLIEFEPSEYDEMDLIVRRVLRENHVHVLASNKERLYLSRGQLGRGLSNIVHLSERILTKMHDTLWSGSSVSQRKAAILAAEKARGTHLGTIKGYVSAKYGLGATKLM